A single genomic interval of Pyruvatibacter sp. HU-CL02332 harbors:
- a CDS encoding FMN-binding glutamate synthase family protein, translating to MQQIISALQVSSVADIVNLFAALFIFVVGASFIVVVVLYVIDRTQTKHAIRRNYPVIGRLRYVAEDLGKYFRQYFFADDRAELPFNRAQRAWVYRAAKGVDTTVPFGSTRALAHVGTKIFVNCPFPQLGDDETPPKEITVGPYCRSPYSTDKFFHISGMSYGAISKPAVQALSRGAKRAGIWMNTGEGALSPFHIEGGADIVFQIGTAKYGVRNDDGSLDDKKLRKVAERDQVKMFEIKLSQGAKPGKGGILPGEKVSKEIAKIRSIKAGQDSISPNRHPEINSVGELLDFVAHVREVTGKPTGIKMVLGAYGWLAGFCEEINRRGIESAPDFITLDSADGGTGAAPQPLIDYVGLQIQESLPTLVDALLVHGLRDRIKVISSGKLTTPSGVAWALCAGADFVTSARGFMFALGCIQALQCNTNECPSGVATHKKHLQRGLVATDKAERVYRYATTMHKEVGTVAHSCGVDDPRMLKRHHCRIMGANSRTIGLHEMYPPGGSFAPAAEKPDTLTDGSGMAAQ from the coding sequence ATGCAACAAATCATCAGCGCGCTTCAGGTCTCATCGGTGGCGGACATCGTAAATCTGTTTGCCGCTCTCTTCATCTTCGTAGTCGGCGCGAGCTTCATCGTTGTCGTTGTGCTGTATGTCATTGACCGCACGCAGACAAAGCATGCCATCCGCCGGAACTACCCGGTCATCGGCCGCCTGCGCTACGTCGCTGAGGACCTTGGCAAATACTTCCGCCAGTACTTCTTTGCAGATGACCGCGCAGAGCTGCCCTTCAATCGGGCGCAGCGCGCATGGGTGTATCGGGCCGCCAAAGGCGTCGACACGACAGTGCCCTTCGGGTCAACCCGCGCACTTGCTCATGTGGGCACCAAGATTTTCGTCAACTGCCCGTTCCCGCAACTGGGCGACGACGAAACCCCTCCCAAGGAAATAACCGTCGGCCCCTATTGCCGCTCGCCCTATTCAACGGACAAGTTCTTCCACATTTCCGGCATGAGCTACGGTGCGATTTCCAAGCCAGCCGTTCAGGCCCTGTCGCGCGGTGCCAAGCGCGCCGGCATCTGGATGAATACCGGTGAAGGCGCTCTGTCCCCTTTCCATATTGAGGGTGGCGCAGACATCGTTTTTCAGATTGGCACGGCGAAATATGGTGTGCGCAATGACGATGGCAGCCTGGACGACAAGAAGCTGCGCAAAGTTGCCGAACGCGACCAGGTAAAGATGTTCGAAATCAAGCTCAGTCAGGGCGCCAAGCCCGGCAAGGGCGGTATTCTGCCCGGCGAAAAAGTCAGCAAGGAAATCGCCAAGATCCGAAGCATCAAGGCAGGACAGGATTCCATCAGCCCCAACCGCCACCCGGAAATCAATTCTGTGGGCGAGTTGCTGGATTTCGTCGCCCATGTCCGCGAAGTGACCGGCAAGCCGACAGGCATCAAGATGGTGCTTGGCGCTTATGGCTGGCTTGCGGGCTTCTGCGAAGAGATCAACCGGCGCGGCATTGAAAGCGCCCCGGACTTCATCACCCTGGACAGTGCCGATGGCGGCACGGGTGCAGCTCCCCAACCACTAATTGATTATGTCGGCCTGCAAATTCAGGAAAGTCTGCCCACGCTGGTGGATGCCCTGCTGGTGCACGGGCTGCGTGACCGCATCAAGGTCATTTCATCGGGCAAGCTGACCACGCCATCTGGCGTGGCCTGGGCGCTGTGCGCAGGCGCGGACTTCGTCACGTCTGCCCGCGGCTTCATGTTTGCGTTGGGCTGCATTCAGGCCCTTCAGTGCAACACCAATGAGTGCCCCTCCGGAGTCGCAACGCACAAGAAACACCTGCAACGCGGCCTTGTGGCAACCGACAAGGCTGAACGCGTCTATCGCTACGCCACCACCATGCATAAGGAAGTCGGCACTGTGGCGCACTCGTGCGGGGTTGATGATCCCCGCATGCTCAAGCGCCATCATTGTCGCATCATGGGTGCCAACAGCCGCACCATCGGCCTGCATGAAATGTATCCTCCCGGCGGCAGCTTTGCGCCGGCGGCGGAGAAGCCGGACACCCTTACGGATGGCTCGGGAATGGCAGCCCAGTAA
- a CDS encoding diacylglycerol kinase family protein, producing the protein MRRAVTVIYNPTAGWRRRRKLIDVVEAMNREGATVTLRETTGPGDAELFAREAALDGSAEIVVAAGGDGTINEVANGLAGSEVPLGVIPTGTANVLAIEIGLPRTSDALGALLLNGQPRQIGAGRVNKRFFLLWVGAGFDGRLVHAIDPAMKRRFGKLAFVWAGIKQVFGKSGPRLEVSDGIQSFDCGWAVVANAEHYAGAYSLAPSARFDAVGLKTLCVSARNRASLVLALLGLALGRLEKMPGVNVLTSNAITIRPADGQGLDPVQVDGDDLFTLPIEVECWDVSKAPQIRLVMP; encoded by the coding sequence ATGCGGCGGGCGGTAACGGTCATCTACAACCCAACGGCGGGGTGGCGCAGAAGGCGCAAATTGATTGATGTTGTAGAGGCAATGAACCGCGAAGGCGCGACGGTTACATTGCGTGAGACAACAGGACCCGGTGATGCGGAACTGTTTGCGCGTGAGGCGGCCCTTGATGGGTCTGCCGAGATTGTGGTTGCTGCAGGTGGCGACGGCACGATCAACGAAGTTGCTAACGGGCTTGCCGGCAGCGAAGTGCCGCTTGGGGTTATCCCCACCGGGACTGCGAATGTACTGGCCATCGAAATCGGTCTTCCGCGCACGAGCGATGCATTGGGAGCTTTGCTTCTAAACGGCCAGCCGCGGCAGATTGGTGCAGGGCGCGTCAACAAGCGGTTCTTCCTGTTGTGGGTCGGTGCCGGATTTGACGGGAGACTGGTCCATGCCATCGACCCGGCCATGAAACGCAGATTCGGAAAGCTGGCTTTTGTCTGGGCTGGAATCAAGCAGGTGTTCGGGAAATCAGGACCACGCCTTGAGGTGAGCGATGGCATCCAGTCGTTTGACTGTGGATGGGCCGTTGTCGCGAACGCTGAGCATTATGCGGGGGCGTATAGTCTTGCGCCATCAGCCCGGTTTGATGCCGTGGGTTTGAAAACTCTGTGTGTTTCAGCTCGCAACCGCGCATCGCTTGTGCTTGCTCTGCTTGGTCTGGCGCTCGGCCGCCTGGAAAAAATGCCGGGTGTGAATGTGCTGACGAGTAATGCCATCACCATTCGTCCTGCGGATGGTCAGGGCCTGGACCCGGTTCAGGTTGATGGCGATGACCTGTTCACCCTGCCGATCGAAGTTGAATGCTGGGACGTGTCTAAAGCGCCCCAGATCCGTCTCGTCATGCCTTAG
- a CDS encoding UDP-2,3-diacylglucosamine diphosphatase: MRFDVWPLVLAVPMTLTGMLTRTSDNPIVATAKSAGKALRAKPFRDRLALFGLRARGRKRVKRKHLIVREPVHHRTLFISDTHLGTPGCKAELLADFLRHNEADTLYLVGDIIDGWRIKRSWYWNDAHNQVIQEILRKARKGTRVIYVPGNHDEALRDYIGVTLAGVEVINEDIHRAADGKSYLVLHGDQFDGVVRYAKWLAHVGDWAYNFALAASGMLHNIRRTFGLSYWSLSAYLKHKVKNAVEYISNYEEAVAREARDRGVDGVVCGHIHHAEVRDMDGVTYMNDGDWVESCTALAEDMTGNFTILHWTRFAADVDAEKAEHEKALGFLPAPDQPDATPAHEASPSSEAEDDLDEEVVIDGSIPVAARDEAPQKTINLASSAA, translated from the coding sequence ATGCGTTTTGATGTTTGGCCCTTGGTACTTGCGGTTCCCATGACACTTACCGGCATGCTGACACGCACATCCGACAACCCGATTGTTGCCACGGCAAAATCAGCCGGCAAGGCACTCCGGGCAAAACCCTTCCGGGACAGGCTTGCCCTGTTTGGACTACGCGCCCGCGGGCGAAAAAGGGTGAAGCGCAAGCATCTGATCGTGCGCGAGCCTGTACACCACCGCACCCTTTTTATTTCCGATACACATCTGGGCACACCGGGCTGCAAGGCAGAACTGCTGGCGGATTTCCTGCGTCACAATGAGGCCGACACACTCTACCTTGTGGGCGATATCATCGACGGCTGGCGCATCAAGCGGTCGTGGTACTGGAACGACGCCCACAATCAGGTCATTCAGGAAATACTGCGCAAAGCCCGGAAGGGCACACGGGTCATCTACGTACCCGGCAATCACGATGAAGCCCTGCGTGACTATATCGGCGTCACGCTGGCAGGTGTGGAAGTCATCAATGAGGACATCCACCGCGCTGCCGACGGAAAATCCTATCTGGTGCTGCATGGTGACCAGTTTGACGGGGTGGTGCGATACGCCAAATGGCTCGCCCATGTGGGTGACTGGGCCTACAACTTTGCCCTGGCCGCATCAGGGATGCTTCACAACATCCGCCGGACATTCGGGCTGTCTTACTGGTCGCTCTCTGCCTACCTGAAGCACAAGGTCAAAAACGCCGTCGAGTACATCTCGAACTACGAAGAAGCCGTGGCCCGCGAAGCGCGCGACCGCGGCGTGGACGGCGTAGTCTGCGGCCACATCCACCACGCTGAGGTGCGGGACATGGATGGCGTCACCTACATGAATGACGGTGACTGGGTCGAAAGCTGCACGGCGCTTGCCGAAGACATGACCGGTAATTTCACCATTCTGCACTGGACACGATTTGCGGCAGATGTGGACGCCGAGAAGGCTGAACACGAAAAGGCTCTGGGCTTCCTTCCTGCACCAGACCAGCCAGACGCAACACCCGCACACGAAGCATCACCTTCTTCCGAAGCCGAAGACGACCTCGACGAAGAGGTCGTCATAGATGGCAGCATTCCTGTCGCTGCACGCGACGAGGCTCCGCAAAAAACCATAAACCTAGCAAGCAGCGCAGCGTGA
- a CDS encoding glycosyltransferase family 1 protein codes for MTHTQTSTSALSASQATSTTPVAHPGGLQFSEPGQPLRVLIVTDAWEPQVNGVVRTLQQLGTQLGKMGHQVRYVTPLDFKTIPAPTYPEIRLALWPLRWMAKVVREFAPCAIHIATEGPLGLAARNYCVRNGLPFSTSFHTRFPEYINARFGTPVAWGYRFLRWFHGPATTMMVATKSLQEEMAERKFPSTAIWSRGVDIDVYKPRPDLKESAFLNLPRPLWLYVGRVAVEKNIEAFLKLDLPGTKLVVGGGPQLDSLRQKYTDVHFVGPKFGEELAEHYAASDCFVFPSKTDTFGLVTLEALASGTPVAAYPVQGPKDVIGDAPVGCLREDLRSAALTAVKISPDRARAFALGYSWEACTNQFISNLAIQRQPGVEGSRPRLLRR; via the coding sequence GTGACACACACCCAAACGTCGACCTCCGCCCTATCCGCCAGTCAAGCAACATCAACAACCCCCGTTGCTCATCCCGGTGGATTGCAGTTCAGCGAACCTGGCCAGCCCCTGCGCGTCCTGATTGTCACGGACGCATGGGAGCCGCAGGTCAATGGCGTCGTTCGCACATTGCAGCAGCTCGGCACTCAACTGGGCAAGATGGGGCACCAGGTACGCTATGTGACGCCCCTTGATTTCAAGACCATTCCAGCGCCGACCTATCCGGAAATCAGACTTGCGCTCTGGCCATTGCGCTGGATGGCGAAAGTCGTACGAGAGTTTGCGCCTTGCGCGATCCACATCGCGACAGAGGGACCGCTCGGTCTGGCGGCGCGCAATTACTGTGTACGCAACGGGCTGCCATTCTCAACGTCGTTCCACACGCGCTTCCCCGAATACATAAACGCCCGCTTCGGCACGCCTGTCGCCTGGGGCTATCGCTTTTTGCGCTGGTTCCATGGTCCGGCCACCACAATGATGGTCGCCACAAAGTCACTGCAGGAAGAGATGGCCGAGCGAAAATTTCCATCGACAGCCATCTGGTCACGCGGGGTGGACATTGATGTGTACAAACCCCGCCCTGATCTCAAGGAGAGTGCCTTTCTCAATCTCCCGCGTCCTTTGTGGCTGTATGTGGGCCGCGTGGCAGTTGAGAAAAACATAGAAGCTTTCCTGAAACTGGACCTGCCGGGAACAAAGCTTGTTGTGGGAGGTGGCCCGCAGCTGGACAGCCTCAGGCAAAAATACACCGACGTGCATTTTGTTGGCCCGAAGTTCGGTGAAGAGCTGGCCGAGCATTACGCTGCCAGTGACTGCTTCGTGTTTCCCAGCAAGACCGACACATTTGGCCTTGTCACCCTTGAGGCGCTCGCATCAGGTACGCCGGTCGCCGCTTACCCGGTTCAGGGACCAAAGGATGTGATTGGCGATGCACCTGTGGGGTGCCTGCGCGAAGACCTGCGCAGCGCCGCACTTACTGCTGTCAAAATCTCACCCGATCGCGCCCGCGCTTTCGCACTTGGTTACTCCTGGGAAGCCTGCACAAACCAGTTCATCAGCAATCTGGCAATCCAGCGACAGCCAGGGGTTGAGGGCAGCCGACCACGTCTTCTCAGGCGCTAA
- a CDS encoding YceI family protein, producing MSHHHRSKARAKAAEQDTQSTRLFLLVTGALAAIALVWAAFSTVALAEDAPAAESGTFAIDESHVHAAFKVSHLGFSETIGGFDKISGSFTLDAENLSASSVSVTIDTASVDSGWDARDEHLRGDDFFKVEEFPDMTFASTSVEPTGDTTAKVTGDLTMLGQTHPVTLDVTFNQAGKHPFSGKYVAGFSATGTLDRTQWGMEYGVPAIGKDIDLMIQAEGVRAE from the coding sequence ATGTCTCATCATCATCGTTCCAAGGCCCGCGCCAAAGCTGCGGAGCAGGACACACAATCCACCCGCCTGTTTCTGCTGGTAACCGGCGCCCTCGCCGCCATTGCTCTTGTCTGGGCAGCCTTCTCGACGGTTGCACTGGCAGAAGATGCACCAGCGGCTGAAAGCGGCACATTCGCCATCGACGAAAGCCACGTGCACGCTGCCTTCAAAGTCAGCCATCTGGGCTTTTCTGAAACCATTGGCGGTTTCGACAAGATTTCCGGCAGCTTCACGCTTGATGCAGAAAACCTGTCTGCCAGCTCTGTGAGCGTCACAATTGATACCGCCAGCGTGGATTCAGGCTGGGACGCCCGCGACGAACATCTGCGCGGCGACGACTTCTTCAAGGTGGAAGAGTTTCCGGACATGACGTTCGCGTCCACAAGTGTCGAGCCAACCGGTGACACGACTGCAAAAGTCACCGGTGACCTGACAATGCTGGGTCAGACCCACCCGGTGACCCTGGATGTCACCTTCAATCAGGCCGGGAAACACCCGTTCTCAGGCAAATATGTGGCGGGTTTCTCAGCTACGGGCACACTGGATCGCACCCAGTGGGGCATGGAGTACGGCGTGCCGGCCATCGGCAAGGATATTGACCTGATGATTCAGGCCGAAGGCGTTCGCGCCGAGTAG
- the typA gene encoding translational GTPase TypA, giving the protein MAAQERRNIAIIAHVDHGKTTMVDKLFQASGIFREGQEVEDRAMDSGDLERERGITISAKVASFEWKGVRINLVDTPGHADFGGEVERILSMVDGVLLLVDAAEGAMPQTKFVTMKALALGLRPVVVINKMDRKDARADFVHEAVFDLFASLEASDEQLDFPVLYASAREGWASATEATSGDNMDALLDAIIEHVPAPVDLGNEDAPFELLATGIESDPFLGRLLSGRIKAGTIKPNMNIKVLTRDGEERERGRVTKVLAFRGPLREPVDSAEPGDIVAIAGLKNATVSDTLCDVSIKEPLDSKPVDPPTLAITMMVNDSPLAGREGSKVQSRVIRERLLREAEGNVAIKISEVPGGDAYEVAGRGELQLGILIETMRREGFEVSISRPRVLMREDENGKKIEPAEEVQIDVDEEYTGVVIDKLTQRKAELMGMVPSGAGKTRLTFICPARSLIGYQGEFMTDTRGTGIMSRLFHGWVPYAGEIGGRHHGVLIANSDGEAVAYALWNLEDRGSLFITPGTKVYRGMIIGANSRPDDLEVNPLKGKQLTNIRTNSRDEAVKLTTVQPMALEQAISYIGDDELVEITPENIRLRKRYLDPNERKRNRSAAAAQ; this is encoded by the coding sequence ATGGCCGCTCAAGAACGCCGCAATATCGCGATTATCGCCCACGTTGACCACGGCAAGACCACCATGGTGGACAAGCTGTTTCAGGCATCAGGCATCTTCCGCGAAGGTCAGGAAGTCGAAGACCGCGCCATGGATTCCGGCGATCTGGAACGTGAGCGCGGGATCACCATTTCAGCGAAAGTTGCGAGCTTCGAGTGGAAGGGCGTCCGCATCAATCTGGTGGATACCCCGGGCCACGCCGACTTTGGCGGTGAAGTTGAACGCATCCTCTCCATGGTGGACGGCGTGTTGCTGCTGGTGGACGCCGCTGAAGGCGCCATGCCGCAGACAAAGTTCGTGACCATGAAAGCGCTGGCCCTGGGCCTGCGCCCTGTCGTCGTGATCAACAAGATGGACCGCAAGGATGCCCGTGCCGATTTCGTGCATGAGGCCGTGTTTGACCTGTTCGCATCCCTTGAAGCCAGCGACGAGCAGCTGGACTTCCCTGTGCTCTATGCATCAGCCCGCGAAGGCTGGGCGTCCGCAACCGAAGCAACAAGCGGCGACAACATGGACGCCCTGCTGGATGCCATCATTGAGCACGTGCCTGCCCCTGTGGACCTGGGCAATGAGGACGCTCCCTTTGAGCTTCTGGCAACCGGCATCGAGTCAGATCCTTTCCTTGGCCGCCTGCTGTCAGGCCGCATCAAGGCTGGCACCATCAAGCCCAACATGAACATCAAGGTCCTGACCCGCGACGGCGAAGAACGTGAGCGCGGCCGCGTCACCAAGGTGCTGGCCTTCCGCGGCCCCCTGCGTGAGCCTGTGGACAGTGCTGAGCCCGGCGACATCGTCGCCATTGCAGGCCTCAAGAACGCCACCGTGTCTGACACCTTGTGCGATGTGTCCATCAAGGAACCCCTTGATTCCAAGCCGGTTGATCCGCCCACCCTCGCCATCACCATGATGGTGAATGACAGCCCGCTGGCGGGCCGCGAAGGCTCCAAGGTTCAAAGCCGCGTCATTCGTGAGCGTCTGCTGCGCGAAGCTGAAGGTAATGTGGCCATCAAGATTTCAGAAGTCCCCGGCGGCGACGCCTATGAAGTTGCCGGCCGCGGCGAACTCCAGCTCGGCATTCTGATCGAGACCATGCGCCGCGAAGGCTTTGAAGTATCAATCTCCCGGCCGCGCGTGCTGATGCGCGAAGACGAGAACGGCAAGAAGATTGAACCTGCCGAAGAAGTCCAGATTGATGTGGACGAGGAATATACCGGCGTGGTCATCGACAAGCTGACCCAGCGCAAAGCCGAACTGATGGGCATGGTTCCCTCAGGCGCCGGTAAAACGCGCCTGACATTCATTTGCCCCGCTCGGTCGCTCATCGGCTACCAGGGTGAGTTCATGACGGACACACGCGGCACCGGCATCATGTCCCGCCTCTTCCATGGCTGGGTGCCATACGCTGGTGAAATCGGCGGACGTCATCATGGCGTGCTTATCGCCAACAGCGACGGCGAAGCTGTGGCCTATGCCCTTTGGAACCTCGAAGACCGTGGGTCCCTGTTCATCACACCGGGCACCAAAGTCTATCGCGGCATGATTATCGGTGCCAATTCGCGGCCGGATGATCTGGAAGTGAACCCTCTCAAGGGCAAGCAGCTGACCAACATCCGTACCAATTCGCGCGATGAAGCTGTGAAGCTCACAACGGTTCAGCCGATGGCGCTGGAACAGGCGATTTCCTACATCGGTGACGACGAACTGGTGGAAATCACGCCGGAGAACATCCGCCTGCGCAAGCGCTATCTGGACCCCAATGAGCGCAAGCGTAATCGCAGCGCCGCCGCTGCTCAGTAA
- the hisN gene encoding histidinol-phosphatase yields MSDDLKHIESFIHSLADASGAAIMPYFRTRLDVDNKLSDGKFDPVTEGDRAGERAIRALIDSEHPDHGILGEEYGLKEGPSPISWIIDPIDGTRVFMSGLPTWGTLIGAMQNTVPVVGVMDQPYTGERFFGGPSGARLITRDGEQAMKCRSCESLSNAVLGATDPRMFAQSPDKEVFRTLSDSVKLLRYGGDCYNYAMVALGQMDLVVEAHNQAYDILPLVPIVEAAGGIVTDWAGRPLRSGADFDRSKGKMIAAGDKRIHEAAVKILSSAA; encoded by the coding sequence ATGAGCGATGATCTGAAACACATTGAGTCTTTCATCCACTCCCTCGCAGACGCGTCAGGTGCGGCCATCATGCCGTATTTCCGCACACGGCTGGACGTGGACAACAAACTGTCTGATGGCAAGTTTGACCCGGTGACAGAAGGCGATCGCGCCGGAGAGCGTGCAATCCGTGCATTGATCGACAGCGAGCATCCCGACCACGGCATTCTGGGCGAGGAGTACGGCCTCAAGGAGGGTCCGTCACCGATCTCCTGGATCATCGACCCCATCGACGGCACCCGCGTTTTCATGTCCGGCCTGCCCACATGGGGCACGCTGATCGGTGCCATGCAGAACACGGTGCCGGTGGTTGGTGTGATGGATCAGCCTTATACCGGCGAACGGTTCTTCGGCGGGCCGTCTGGCGCCAGGCTGATAACGCGCGACGGCGAACAGGCAATGAAATGCCGCTCTTGTGAAAGCCTGAGCAATGCCGTGCTGGGCGCAACAGACCCGCGTATGTTTGCCCAGTCACCAGACAAGGAAGTCTTCAGGACCCTCTCAGACAGTGTGAAGCTGCTGCGCTATGGCGGCGATTGCTACAACTACGCCATGGTCGCTCTTGGACAGATGGACCTCGTGGTCGAGGCCCACAATCAGGCCTACGACATTCTGCCTCTTGTGCCGATTGTCGAAGCCGCTGGTGGCATCGTCACCGACTGGGCCGGACGGCCATTGCGCTCAGGTGCTGATTTTGACCGCAGCAAAGGCAAGATGATTGCGGCAGGCGACAAGCGCATTCACGAAGCCGCGGTGAAAATCCTGTCTTCGGCAGCCTAG
- a CDS encoding alpha/beta hydrolase: MTSPSVTAPSPTSGADLTDIPENPCPEGADAFWFDGYDGKPLRGAVWPATGSQARGTVLLFGGRTEFIEKYFEVVTQLRERGFAVATMDWRGQGLSVRGTENRLKGHIDHFNEFDRDMAKFMKLVSERNLPQPLVGMAHSMGGNNLMRWLHLADTDAPLAAGLPKMKGVALSAPMVDLRLSTGAMLSMRLMGFTGIALGLGDKYLPGGGDDKAVGLDTFDDNIVTSDPERFARQVAIVKANSELALASITLGWAGSAAESIDLLQSDSFVASIKTPVLFAGAEKDVLVSEKQVAAYARRVRGSTYVKCDGCKHEILMERDELQAPFWTAFDSFAESVLA, translated from the coding sequence GTGACCTCTCCTTCTGTGACTGCTCCTTCTCCAACGTCCGGGGCAGACCTGACCGACATTCCTGAAAATCCCTGTCCTGAAGGTGCGGACGCTTTCTGGTTTGATGGATATGACGGCAAACCGCTGCGTGGAGCGGTCTGGCCGGCAACCGGCTCACAGGCACGCGGAACGGTCCTGCTGTTTGGCGGGCGCACGGAATTCATCGAGAAGTATTTTGAGGTTGTGACCCAGCTACGGGAGCGCGGGTTTGCTGTTGCCACCATGGACTGGCGTGGACAGGGGCTTTCGGTGCGTGGAACCGAAAACCGTCTCAAAGGCCATATTGATCACTTCAATGAATTTGATCGTGACATGGCAAAGTTCATGAAGCTTGTCAGCGAGCGGAACCTGCCTCAGCCTCTTGTCGGCATGGCGCACTCCATGGGTGGCAACAATCTCATGCGCTGGCTGCATCTGGCAGATACGGATGCACCGCTTGCGGCGGGACTGCCAAAGATGAAGGGCGTCGCTCTGAGCGCACCAATGGTGGATTTGCGCCTTTCGACTGGTGCCATGCTCAGCATGCGGCTAATGGGATTCACCGGTATTGCGCTTGGGCTTGGAGACAAGTATTTGCCGGGCGGCGGGGACGACAAGGCGGTGGGCCTTGATACGTTCGACGACAACATCGTGACATCGGACCCGGAGCGCTTCGCCCGTCAGGTCGCGATTGTCAAAGCAAACTCTGAACTTGCGCTTGCGTCGATCACTCTTGGGTGGGCTGGGTCTGCCGCCGAGAGCATTGACTTGCTGCAATCAGACAGCTTTGTCGCCAGCATCAAGACGCCGGTGCTGTTTGCGGGGGCTGAGAAGGATGTGTTGGTAAGTGAAAAGCAGGTGGCCGCCTATGCGCGCCGCGTGCGCGGCTCTACCTATGTCAAATGCGACGGCTGCAAACATGAAATTCTGATGGAGCGTGACGAACTGCAGGCCCCGTTCTGGACGGCGTTTGATAGCTTTGCGGAAAGCGTGTTGGCCTAG